The Bacillus sp. Y1 genome has a window encoding:
- a CDS encoding YehS family protein produces the protein MNNNDILIRLRYALDIKNVDMVEIFKLGGLEVTKDEVLKILTKINEEEEDNEDVIICDDQMFDAFLNGFIIFKRGKQDPKPGQPERQAPSLKESSNNLLLKKLKIALSLTSEDMLQILEDAGVRITKGELSALLRKVGHKNYKFCGDRYARNFLKGLAIRYRG, from the coding sequence ATGAATAATAACGATATATTAATCAGATTAAGATACGCTTTAGATATTAAAAATGTAGACATGGTAGAAATCTTTAAATTAGGTGGACTTGAGGTAACCAAAGATGAGGTATTAAAGATCCTCACGAAAATAAATGAAGAAGAAGAGGATAATGAGGATGTGATCATCTGTGATGATCAGATGTTCGATGCCTTTTTAAACGGCTTTATTATTTTTAAAAGAGGAAAGCAAGATCCAAAACCAGGTCAACCTGAAAGACAGGCTCCATCTCTAAAGGAAAGCTCGAATAATCTCCTACTAAAAAAGCTGAAAATCGCTTTGTCATTAACAAGTGAAGACATGCTTCAAATCTTAGAAGATGCAGGAGTTCGTATTACCAAGGGAGAATTAAGTGCCTTATTAAGAAAAGTTGGTCATAAAAACTATAAGTTCTGTGGAGATCGATATGCTCGGAATTTCTTGAAAGGGTTAGCTATTAGATATAGAGGATAG
- a CDS encoding ABC transporter substrate-binding protein, whose amino-acid sequence MKKKGILSIVSLLLVSSLFLSGCSGEKTGSSEAKGDNKTITVLVEGGSPAFKVAKETAAEFKEETGYTVKIESVPYTGVYDKLKAEVASQAGAFDVATIDILWFPALAGGLLPLEDLMTDDLKNDLFPGLVEGGSYQNKVYGMPVWTNAKNLIYRKDLFEDEKNKADFQAKYGYELHPPTTWDEYSDVAKFFTRDTDNDGKVDMYGTTVFGANNGDAVASWLDHAAQAGAKPLVVGDKGKVLVNTKPYVDSLQFLVDLLKKDQSVPSGALEMASAETSELFWNGKSAMMLAWGHFYVPSNDSKQSKVAGKVGSAPMIGGGAGIGAVPGPWYQVIPSSSKKQEIAKEYLNFIYEKNELFMKSLGVAARKSVFESYSTKQGYEHLKPLMTTLSGPQTQNRPAIKEWQEIESEALIPAVQYALSGEKTPQEALDWAADVIKDLLPTQ is encoded by the coding sequence GTGAAGAAAAAAGGGATTCTATCAATTGTTTCATTATTATTAGTATCATCTCTCTTTTTATCGGGTTGTTCGGGAGAAAAAACAGGAAGTTCAGAAGCAAAAGGTGATAACAAAACGATTACGGTTCTTGTTGAAGGGGGAAGCCCAGCCTTTAAGGTAGCAAAAGAAACCGCTGCGGAATTTAAAGAGGAAACAGGCTATACAGTTAAAATTGAATCCGTTCCCTATACGGGAGTCTATGACAAACTTAAGGCTGAGGTAGCTTCACAGGCAGGAGCATTCGATGTGGCAACCATCGATATACTTTGGTTTCCTGCTCTAGCTGGCGGACTTTTACCGTTAGAAGATCTCATGACAGATGACCTTAAAAATGATTTATTCCCAGGATTAGTAGAAGGCGGAAGTTATCAGAATAAGGTTTATGGAATGCCGGTATGGACAAACGCCAAAAATCTAATCTACCGTAAAGATCTTTTCGAAGATGAAAAGAACAAAGCTGATTTCCAAGCGAAGTATGGATATGAGCTACATCCGCCAACAACATGGGATGAATATAGTGATGTTGCCAAGTTTTTTACTAGAGATACCGATAATGATGGAAAAGTAGATATGTACGGAACAACTGTCTTTGGTGCAAACAATGGAGATGCGGTAGCCAGCTGGCTTGATCATGCAGCCCAAGCAGGTGCGAAACCATTGGTAGTTGGTGATAAAGGCAAAGTTCTTGTCAATACGAAACCGTATGTTGATTCTTTACAATTCTTAGTTGATCTCTTGAAAAAGGATCAATCGGTTCCATCAGGTGCACTTGAAATGGCATCTGCTGAAACTTCTGAGCTATTTTGGAATGGAAAATCCGCGATGATGCTTGCATGGGGTCACTTTTATGTCCCTTCAAATGACTCAAAACAATCAAAGGTAGCAGGAAAAGTTGGAAGTGCTCCAATGATTGGCGGCGGAGCAGGAATAGGTGCTGTCCCGGGCCCATGGTATCAGGTAATTCCTAGTTCCTCCAAAAAACAGGAGATCGCTAAGGAGTACCTCAACTTTATTTATGAAAAGAATGAACTATTTATGAAATCATTGGGCGTAGCAGCGAGAAAATCTGTATTTGAAAGTTATAGCACGAAGCAGGGCTATGAACATTTGAAACCGCTTATGACGACATTAAGCGGACCACAAACACAAAATCGACCTGCTATTAAGGAATGGCAAGAAATTGAAAGTGAAGCACTCATTCCAGCTGTGCAATATGCACTTTCCGGTGAAAAAACACCTCAAGAAGCACTTGATTGGGCAGCAGATGTAATCAAAGATTTATTACCGACACAGTAA
- a CDS encoding carbohydrate ABC transporter permease, whose product MRLKNGALSTIFFFPAGIFMLVFLVYPIFLLIRDSFYKIDIINPTLREFVGFANYTNSLTSERFLKALWNTVVYIGVAVGIEFILGLILALLLSNAFKGSQFIRTLLLSPLMLAPLVTGIIWKFMLNDQFGIINWGLYKLGILSDPHQILWLSDSRFALYSTIIADIWLTTPFIMLVLLAGIKGIPISLYESADMDGANKWQKFRYITFPSLIPVATVALLIRIIDAARTFDIVWVLTQGGPGFSSELLSTYMYKTLTRYGEVGQSSAMAVIFIIILLVLSSFFITKMWSPRRRHS is encoded by the coding sequence TTGAGACTGAAAAATGGGGCATTATCGACGATCTTTTTCTTTCCTGCAGGGATCTTTATGTTGGTATTTCTGGTCTATCCAATTTTTCTTTTAATTAGAGACAGTTTTTATAAGATTGATATTATTAATCCTACATTACGAGAATTTGTTGGTTTTGCAAACTATACAAACTCGTTGACTTCCGAACGTTTTTTAAAAGCCCTTTGGAACACAGTAGTATATATAGGAGTAGCGGTGGGTATCGAGTTTATCTTAGGGCTTATCCTTGCTTTGCTTCTCAGCAATGCTTTTAAAGGAAGCCAATTTATTCGGACTCTATTGTTAAGCCCGCTTATGCTGGCACCATTAGTTACAGGGATAATTTGGAAATTTATGCTCAATGATCAATTCGGCATTATCAACTGGGGTCTTTATAAACTTGGAATACTTTCTGACCCGCATCAAATACTCTGGTTATCAGACTCACGTTTTGCACTCTATTCTACGATTATTGCAGACATCTGGTTAACAACGCCTTTCATTATGCTCGTTCTATTAGCAGGTATTAAAGGAATTCCTATTAGTTTATATGAATCTGCTGATATGGATGGGGCCAATAAATGGCAAAAGTTCCGTTACATTACTTTTCCTTCTCTTATCCCAGTCGCAACCGTAGCCTTATTAATTCGTATTATTGATGCTGCAAGAACATTTGATATTGTGTGGGTGCTAACGCAAGGAGGACCAGGTTTTTCTTCCGAGCTGCTAAGTACCTATATGTATAAGACATTGACCCGATATGGAGAAGTGGGGCAGTCAAGTGCCATGGCCGTCATTTTTATCATCATTTTATTAGTCCTAAGTTCTTTCTTCATTACAAAAATGTGGTCAC